One uncultured Jannaschia sp. DNA segment encodes these proteins:
- a CDS encoding cytochrome c, which produces MRRLIAGAALLGAACLSLGLWITRADPLPAGIYDDLAGDAARGEAVFWAGGCASCHMAPEAEGDAQLVLTGGQAFPSDFGTFYAPNVSMHPEDGIGAWTADEFASAVQRGVSPEGAHYFPVFPYAAYRLANPQDIVDLWAFWQTLPAAEGARPAHDIAFPFSIRRGVGVWKQLYGSADFTGPGPEADVERGRYLAEALSHCAECHTPRTALGGLDRSRWMAGAPNPSGPGRIPNITPAELTWSEDEIEAYLTDGFTPEFDVAAGHMRHVVENLARLPDGDRAAIAAYLKALPPRE; this is translated from the coding sequence ATGCGGCGCCTGATCGCCGGGGCCGCGCTTCTGGGCGCGGCCTGCCTCTCGCTGGGTCTCTGGATCACGCGCGCCGACCCGCTGCCCGCGGGCATCTATGACGACCTCGCCGGGGACGCGGCACGCGGCGAGGCGGTCTTCTGGGCCGGGGGCTGCGCGTCCTGCCATATGGCCCCCGAAGCCGAGGGCGATGCGCAGCTCGTCCTGACCGGCGGTCAGGCCTTTCCGTCGGATTTCGGCACCTTCTACGCGCCAAACGTCTCGATGCACCCCGAGGATGGCATCGGCGCATGGACGGCGGACGAGTTCGCCAGCGCCGTGCAGCGGGGTGTCTCGCCCGAGGGCGCGCATTACTTCCCGGTCTTTCCCTATGCGGCCTACCGGCTCGCAAACCCGCAGGACATCGTTGATCTCTGGGCGTTCTGGCAGACGCTCCCCGCGGCCGAAGGCGCGAGGCCCGCGCATGACATCGCCTTCCCCTTCTCGATCCGGCGCGGCGTCGGCGTCTGGAAACAGCTTTACGGCTCGGCGGACTTCACGGGGCCGGGCCCCGAGGCGGATGTCGAGCGGGGCCGCTATCTCGCCGAGGCGCTGTCCCACTGCGCCGAATGCCACACACCGCGCACCGCGCTGGGCGGTCTCGACCGGTCGCGCTGGATGGCGGGCGCGCCGAACCCGTCGGGGCCGGGGCGCATTCCGAACATCACGCCTGCCGAACTGACGTGGTCCGAAGACGAGATCGAGGCCTACCTCACCGACGGGTTCACGCCGGAATTCGATGTGGCTGCCGGACATATGAGGCATGTGGTCGAGAACCTCGCCCGTCTGCCGGATGGCGACCGGGCGGCCATCGCGGCCTATCTCAAGGCGCTACCGCCCCGCGAATAG
- a CDS encoding cytochrome c, with the protein MNRSTIAFVAGLCTVGTIALAASHEAPPQIKARQGAMQVVGYNLGLVGGMARGDAEYDAATAQVAADNLVAMSMLHLEPLFPADTLGIEGTRALPAIAENWAGFQEDWEAYGTAVTALQAVAGDGLEGVQAAMGDVGKSCGGCHDDFRVKN; encoded by the coding sequence ATGAATCGTTCGACCATCGCGTTCGTCGCCGGGCTGTGCACCGTCGGAACCATCGCCCTCGCCGCGTCGCACGAGGCGCCGCCGCAGATCAAGGCGCGCCAGGGCGCCATGCAGGTCGTGGGCTACAATCTGGGTCTCGTAGGCGGCATGGCGCGCGGCGATGCCGAGTATGACGCAGCCACGGCACAGGTCGCCGCCGACAACCTCGTGGCGATGTCGATGTTGCATCTCGAGCCGCTGTTCCCGGCCGACACGCTAGGCATCGAGGGCACCCGGGCGCTGCCCGCCATCGCCGAGAATTGGGCGGGCTTCCAGGAGGACTGGGAGGCTTACGGCACCGCCGTGACCGCGCTGCAGGCCGTGGCCGGCGACGGGCTGGAAGGCGTGCAGGCCGCGATGGGCGATGTCGGCAAGTCCTGCGGCGGCTGCCACGACGACTTCCGCGTCAAGAACTGA
- a CDS encoding ammonium transporter, with translation MVGADTAWIIVATALVLFMTLPGLALFYGGLVRARNVLSVFMHCYAIACLMSVLWLAVGYSIAFGEGNALWGGLEKAFLLGVTADDLAGTLPEVLFFAFQMTFAIITPALIVGAYVERVGFGFVLAFSGAWMLLCYAPVVHWIWGGGMLSDGGIFGEIGVRDFAGGLVVHETAGLAAIVVSVFLGPRGDKTKPPHNPGYVMIGASMLWVGWFGFNGGSQLAADGGAAMALTVTHISAATASLSWAMWERIKYGKASLVGIVTGTIAGLASITPASGFVGPVEALVIGAVAGVLCQEAVNVIRNLLKIDDTLDVFAVHGVGGVFGTIMIAVFGAGTWGAQLGGIAVVGIYTIVVTLLIVFAVKLVFPIRVSKDIEQEGLDLAIHGEQAYHPG, from the coding sequence ATGGTCGGAGCCGACACCGCCTGGATCATCGTCGCAACCGCGCTGGTCCTGTTCATGACATTGCCGGGCCTTGCGCTGTTCTACGGCGGGCTCGTCCGCGCGCGGAACGTGCTGAGCGTCTTCATGCACTGCTACGCCATCGCCTGCCTGATGAGCGTCCTGTGGCTTGCCGTGGGCTATTCGATCGCCTTCGGCGAGGGCAATGCGCTTTGGGGTGGGCTGGAGAAGGCGTTCCTTCTCGGCGTGACCGCCGACGACCTGGCAGGCACGCTGCCGGAGGTGCTGTTCTTCGCCTTCCAGATGACCTTCGCGATCATCACCCCCGCCCTCATCGTCGGCGCCTATGTCGAGCGGGTGGGCTTCGGCTTCGTCCTCGCGTTCTCGGGGGCGTGGATGCTGCTCTGCTACGCGCCCGTGGTCCACTGGATCTGGGGCGGCGGGATGCTGTCGGATGGCGGGATCTTCGGCGAGATCGGCGTGCGCGACTTCGCCGGTGGCCTCGTGGTGCACGAGACGGCAGGGCTCGCGGCGATCGTGGTGTCGGTCTTCCTCGGGCCGCGCGGCGACAAGACCAAGCCGCCGCACAATCCCGGCTACGTGATGATCGGCGCGTCGATGCTCTGGGTCGGCTGGTTCGGCTTCAATGGCGGCTCGCAGCTGGCCGCCGACGGCGGTGCCGCCATGGCGCTGACGGTCACCCATATCTCGGCGGCGACCGCGTCGCTGAGCTGGGCCATGTGGGAGCGGATCAAGTACGGCAAGGCCTCGCTGGTGGGCATCGTGACGGGCACCATCGCGGGCCTCGCCTCGATCACGCCCGCCTCGGGCTTCGTCGGCCCGGTCGAGGCCTTGGTGATCGGCGCGGTCGCGGGCGTCCTCTGCCAGGAGGCCGTGAACGTCATCCGCAACCTCCTGAAGATCGACGACACGCTCGACGTCTTCGCCGTCCACGGGGTCGGCGGTGTGTTCGGCACGATCATGATCGCGGTCTTCGGCGCGGGCACCTGGGGGGCCCAACTGGGCGGCATCGCGGTGGTCGGGATCTACACGATCGTTGTCACCCTGCTGATCGTGTTCGCAGTCAAGCTGGTCTTTCCGATCCGCGTTTCCAAGGACATCGAACAGGAGGGCCTCGACCTCGCGATCCACGGCGAGCAGGCGTACCATCCGGGGTGA
- a CDS encoding nucleotidyltransferase family protein has translation MRPIPAILVLAAGASSRMQGADKLLEEVDGTPLILRAVRAACAVSPEVIVALPAGDTRRRAWLGDTPARLVDVADRAMSASIRAGVAEVTADALLIHLADMPEIDAAALQAVVDTWRRGEGSILRATAADGTPGQPVVFGRDHFAALARLTGDHGARSLLSGAGVSTVALPGRAALTDLDTPEDWAAWRSAR, from the coding sequence ATGCGCCCCATCCCCGCCATCCTCGTCCTCGCCGCGGGCGCGTCGTCGCGGATGCAGGGCGCCGACAAGCTTCTGGAGGAGGTGGATGGCACCCCGCTGATCCTGCGCGCCGTGCGGGCTGCCTGCGCCGTCTCTCCCGAGGTGATCGTCGCGCTGCCGGCCGGGGATACCCGGCGACGGGCCTGGCTGGGCGATACGCCGGCGCGGCTGGTGGATGTGGCGGACCGGGCCATGTCCGCGTCGATCCGGGCGGGCGTGGCCGAGGTGACGGCCGACGCGCTCCTGATCCACCTCGCCGACATGCCCGAGATCGATGCGGCCGCGTTGCAGGCCGTCGTGGACACATGGCGTCGAGGCGAAGGCTCGATCCTCCGGGCGACCGCCGCGGACGGGACGCCGGGTCAGCCGGTCGTCTTCGGCCGCGATCACTTCGCCGCACTGGCCCGCCTGACCGGCGATCACGGCGCACGATCTCTGCTGTCGGGTGCCGGAGTCTCGACCGTGGCCCTGCCAGGGCGCGCGGCGCTGACCGATCTCGACACGCCCGAGGACTGGGCCGCGTGGCGCAGCGCGCGCTGA
- a CDS encoding FAD-dependent oxidoreductase: protein MQDSARVVIIGGGVVGASVLYHLARAGWTDALLLERSELTSGSTWHAAGGFHTINGDPNVAKLQQYTIELYKEIEDLSGQATGVHQTGGVLLASTPDRMDWLKSTASRAAYQGIEIEIITPEEAHAAFPLMDPSKFIGAARTQVDGHLDPSGTTYAYAKSARKLGATIETHTRVTALTQTADGWLVHTDKGDVRAEHVVNAGGLWAREVGRMVGIELPVLAMEHMYLLTEDMPEVAEINATTGKEVIHAVDFDGELYLRQERGGMLMGTYEKACVPWSPRDTPWEFGHELLQPDIDRIAPSLEVGFDHFPAFQTAGIKQIINGPFTFAPDGNPLVGPVRGLPGFWSACGVMAGFSQGGGVGLALANWMTDGDPGFDVWAMDVARYGDWATLSYTNPKVQENYARRFSIKFPNEELPAARPHKTTPIYDRLLGLGAQMGDSWGLEAPLWFSPDETRDVFSWRRSTDFDHVAAEVRACREGVGIMEISGFSKFTVRGTGARAWLDRLFACKIPAPGRMALAPLLKEDGKLQGDLTISCLAEDEFFLAGSGMAEVFYMRWFETHRGDEEIEIVNHGLGLLGLSIAGPKSRELMQAVTGEDVSNDGMRFMRVRRMDVGMAPCIMGRVSFTGDLGYEIWMKPEYQRSVFELLMQAGEPLGIRPFGLRALNAMRLEKNYGGWGSEYRPLYGPLEAGLDRFVAYGKEAEFIGKAGAVAERDAGGALRLRSFVVEAEDSDVIGDEPIYLGDDCVGWVTSGGFAHNAAASMALGYVPRTDADAEGPWSIEVLGKRLPARLQHAPIFDANGERQRG, encoded by the coding sequence ATGCAGGACAGCGCGCGCGTAGTCATCATCGGGGGCGGCGTCGTCGGCGCGTCGGTCCTCTACCATTTGGCCCGCGCGGGCTGGACGGACGCGCTGCTCCTCGAGCGCTCGGAGCTGACGTCCGGCAGCACATGGCACGCGGCGGGCGGATTCCACACCATCAACGGCGACCCGAACGTGGCCAAGCTCCAACAATACACGATCGAGCTCTACAAGGAGATCGAAGATCTGTCGGGACAGGCCACGGGCGTGCACCAGACTGGCGGCGTGCTGCTGGCCTCGACGCCCGACCGGATGGACTGGTTGAAATCCACCGCCTCGCGCGCCGCGTATCAAGGCATCGAGATCGAGATCATCACCCCCGAGGAGGCCCATGCCGCTTTCCCGCTGATGGATCCCTCGAAGTTCATCGGCGCGGCGCGCACGCAGGTCGATGGCCATCTCGACCCCTCGGGCACGACCTACGCCTACGCGAAATCCGCCCGCAAGCTCGGCGCCACCATCGAGACGCACACCCGCGTCACCGCGCTGACGCAGACCGCCGACGGCTGGCTGGTGCATACCGACAAGGGCGACGTCCGCGCCGAGCATGTCGTGAACGCCGGCGGTCTCTGGGCGCGCGAGGTCGGGCGCATGGTGGGGATCGAGCTTCCGGTGCTGGCCATGGAGCACATGTATCTTCTGACCGAGGACATGCCGGAAGTGGCCGAGATCAATGCCACGACGGGCAAGGAAGTGATCCACGCGGTCGATTTCGACGGTGAGCTCTACCTCCGGCAGGAACGGGGCGGGATGCTGATGGGCACCTACGAGAAGGCCTGCGTACCGTGGTCGCCCCGCGATACCCCGTGGGAGTTCGGGCACGAGCTGCTGCAGCCCGACATCGACCGCATCGCGCCGTCGCTGGAGGTGGGCTTCGACCATTTCCCGGCCTTCCAGACCGCGGGCATCAAGCAGATCATCAATGGCCCCTTCACCTTCGCGCCCGATGGCAACCCGCTGGTCGGCCCCGTGCGGGGCCTACCGGGCTTCTGGTCGGCCTGCGGCGTTATGGCGGGGTTCAGCCAGGGCGGCGGCGTGGGGCTGGCGCTGGCCAACTGGATGACCGACGGAGATCCGGGCTTCGACGTCTGGGCGATGGATGTCGCCCGCTACGGCGACTGGGCCACGCTCAGCTACACCAACCCCAAGGTGCAGGAGAATTACGCCCGCCGCTTCTCGATCAAGTTCCCCAACGAGGAGCTGCCCGCCGCGCGCCCCCACAAGACGACGCCGATCTACGACCGCCTTCTGGGGCTCGGCGCGCAGATGGGCGACAGCTGGGGCCTCGAGGCGCCGCTCTGGTTCTCGCCCGACGAGACGCGTGACGTGTTCTCGTGGCGCCGCTCGACCGATTTCGACCATGTCGCCGCTGAGGTCCGCGCCTGCCGCGAGGGCGTCGGGATCATGGAAATCTCGGGCTTCTCGAAGTTCACGGTCCGGGGCACGGGCGCGCGTGCGTGGCTCGACCGCCTGTTCGCCTGCAAGATCCCCGCGCCAGGCCGCATGGCCCTCGCGCCCCTTCTCAAGGAAGACGGCAAGTTGCAGGGGGACCTGACCATCTCGTGCCTGGCCGAGGATGAATTCTTCCTCGCCGGCTCCGGCATGGCCGAGGTGTTCTACATGCGCTGGTTCGAGACCCATCGCGGGGACGAGGAGATCGAGATCGTCAATCACGGTCTTGGACTGCTCGGCCTCTCGATCGCGGGACCGAAGTCGCGCGAGTTGATGCAGGCGGTTACGGGCGAGGATGTCTCGAACGACGGCATGCGTTTCATGCGCGTTCGGCGCATGGATGTCGGCATGGCGCCCTGCATCATGGGCCGCGTCAGCTTCACCGGCGATCTCGGCTACGAGATCTGGATGAAGCCGGAATACCAGCGCAGCGTATTCGAGCTTCTGATGCAGGCAGGCGAGCCCCTGGGGATCAGGCCGTTCGGTCTGCGCGCGCTCAACGCCATGCGGCTGGAGAAGAATTACGGCGGTTGGGGCAGCGAATATCGCCCGCTCTACGGCCCGCTCGAGGCCGGGCTGGACCGCTTCGTGGCCTACGGCAAGGAGGCGGAGTTCATCGGCAAGGCGGGCGCGGTGGCGGAACGGGACGCGGGCGGCGCGTTGCGGCTGCGCAGCTTCGTGGTCGAGGCCGAGGATTCGGACGTGATCGGGGACGAGCCGATCTATCTTGGCGACGATTGCGTCGGCTGGGTCACGTCGGGCGGGTTCGCGCACAACGCGGCGGCGTCGATGGCGCTGGGATATGTGCCCCGCACCGACGCGGATGCCGAGGGGCCGTGGTCGATCGAGGTTCTGGGCAAGCGGCTGCCCGCGCGGTTGCAGCATGCCCCGATCTTCGATGCGAACGGCGAACGCCAGCGCGGGTGA
- a CDS encoding Ldh family oxidoreductase, which produces MPETVAVTELERLATAAFVRAGTAPDTAARVGGALVFAERDGQAGHGLSRMPSYVGQVRAGKVDGMATPQVARPAPGLIRVDARNGFAFPAVDAALAALIETAPAQGIACATIHRSHHAGQLGPHVERLADAGLVALMMVNTPAAMAPWGGKTGLLGTNPIAFGAPRADAIPLVIDLSLSTVARGKVLAARRTGAAIPEGIALDRDGHPTTDAEAALAGTMVPAGGAKGAALALMVEVMAAALSGAKLAGEASSLFDDKGDPPGLGQTIIAIDPGAASGGAFAATLERLATAIEADGDARLPGSTRMTRRARTEIEVGDTALSDLRELARE; this is translated from the coding sequence ATGCCCGAGACCGTCGCCGTCACCGAACTCGAACGGCTCGCCACCGCGGCCTTCGTCCGCGCCGGGACCGCGCCCGACACCGCCGCCCGCGTCGGCGGCGCGCTCGTCTTCGCCGAGCGCGACGGTCAGGCCGGCCACGGGCTCAGCCGGATGCCCAGCTATGTGGGCCAGGTCCGCGCGGGCAAGGTCGACGGCATGGCCACGCCACAGGTCGCGCGCCCCGCGCCCGGACTGATCCGCGTCGATGCGCGGAATGGCTTCGCTTTCCCGGCGGTCGATGCGGCACTCGCCGCGCTGATCGAGACGGCACCCGCCCAAGGCATCGCCTGTGCCACCATCCACCGCTCGCACCACGCGGGCCAGCTCGGCCCGCATGTCGAACGGCTGGCCGATGCCGGTCTCGTCGCGCTGATGATGGTGAACACGCCCGCCGCGATGGCGCCCTGGGGCGGCAAGACCGGGCTCCTGGGCACCAACCCCATCGCATTCGGCGCACCGCGCGCGGATGCGATCCCGCTGGTGATCGACCTCAGCCTCTCGACGGTGGCCCGTGGCAAGGTGCTGGCAGCCCGCCGCACGGGTGCCGCGATCCCCGAAGGCATCGCGCTCGACCGCGACGGCCACCCGACGACCGATGCCGAGGCCGCGCTGGCCGGAACGATGGTCCCCGCGGGCGGCGCGAAGGGTGCGGCGCTGGCCCTGATGGTCGAGGTGATGGCCGCCGCGCTCTCGGGTGCGAAACTCGCGGGCGAGGCGTCGAGCCTCTTTGACGACAAAGGCGACCCGCCGGGCCTCGGCCAGACGATCATTGCCATCGACCCCGGCGCGGCCTCGGGCGGGGCATTCGCGGCGACGCTCGAGCGGCTGGCGACGGCGATCGAAGCGGATGGCGACGCCCGCCTGCCCGGCTCCACCCGGATGACCCGCCGCGCGCGGACCGAGATCGAAGTCGGCGACACCGCGCTGTCGGATCTGCGGGAGCTGGCGCGCGAGTAG
- a CDS encoding UxaA family hydrolase, protein MPFDATNRMVNAWRRENGRVGVRNHVVILPVDDISNAACEAVANNVKGTMAIPHAYGRLQFGEDLELHFRTMIGTGSNPNVAAVVVIGIEPGWTKIIADGIRETGKPVAEFSIEQNGDFETIRAASWKAKEFVHWASELQKEPCPLTELWVSTKCGESDTTTGLSSCPTVGNMYDKLIPHGLYGCFGETSEITGAEHICEKRAASPEAAENFMRIFKAYADDVIFAHQTDDLSDSQPTKGNILGGLTTIEEKALGNLEKIGRECTYLDAMGPAVAPTKGPGLYFMDTSSAAAECVTLMAAAGYVIHTFPTGQGNVVGNPIVPVIKISGNPRTLRTMSEHIDVDVTGVLTREQTIDQAGDALIEMIERTANGRMTAAEALGHVEFSMTKLYRSA, encoded by the coding sequence ATGCCGTTCGACGCAACAAACCGCATGGTCAATGCCTGGCGCCGTGAGAATGGCCGCGTAGGCGTCCGCAACCACGTCGTCATCCTGCCCGTCGACGACATCTCGAACGCCGCCTGCGAGGCGGTGGCGAATAACGTCAAGGGCACCATGGCGATCCCGCACGCCTATGGCCGTCTCCAGTTCGGCGAAGATCTCGAGCTGCACTTCCGCACGATGATCGGCACCGGGTCCAACCCGAACGTCGCCGCCGTCGTGGTCATCGGGATCGAGCCCGGCTGGACCAAGATCATCGCCGACGGCATCCGCGAGACCGGCAAGCCCGTCGCCGAGTTCTCGATCGAGCAGAACGGCGATTTCGAGACGATCCGCGCCGCGTCGTGGAAGGCCAAGGAGTTCGTCCACTGGGCCTCGGAGCTCCAGAAGGAGCCCTGCCCGCTGACCGAGCTCTGGGTTTCGACCAAGTGCGGCGAGAGCGACACGACCACCGGTCTGTCGTCCTGCCCGACCGTCGGCAACATGTACGACAAGCTGATCCCGCACGGTCTCTACGGCTGCTTCGGCGAAACCTCCGAGATCACCGGAGCCGAACATATCTGCGAAAAGCGCGCCGCCTCGCCCGAGGCCGCCGAGAACTTCATGCGGATCTTCAAGGCCTACGCCGACGACGTGATCTTCGCGCACCAGACCGACGACCTGTCGGACAGCCAGCCCACCAAGGGCAACATCCTGGGCGGTCTGACGACGATCGAGGAGAAGGCCTTGGGCAATCTCGAGAAGATCGGGCGCGAGTGCACCTATCTCGACGCGATGGGCCCGGCCGTGGCACCGACCAAGGGCCCCGGCCTCTACTTCATGGACACCTCCTCGGCCGCGGCCGAATGCGTGACCCTGATGGCCGCCGCGGGATACGTGATCCACACCTTCCCGACGGGCCAGGGCAACGTGGTCGGCAACCCGATCGTCCCCGTCATCAAGATCTCGGGCAACCCGCGCACCCTGCGCACCATGTCCGAACATATCGACGTGGACGTGACCGGCGTGCTGACCCGCGAACAGACCATCGACCAGGCCGGCGACGCGCTGATCGAGATGATCGAGCGGACCGCGAACGGTCGCATGACCGCCGCCGAGGCGCTGGGCCATGTCGAGTTCTCGATGACCAAGCTCTACCGCTCGGCCTGA
- a CDS encoding UxaA family hydrolase, translating to MSKPQLLVHDQADNVGVVVVEGLTAGTDMLCVVTHDNSDFRLTAKADIPIGHKVALKDLSEGDTVIKYGEDIGKMVGPAETGGHVHTHNCKTKRW from the coding sequence ATGAGCAAACCCCAGCTTCTGGTCCACGATCAGGCCGACAATGTCGGCGTCGTCGTGGTCGAGGGTCTGACCGCGGGCACCGACATGCTCTGCGTCGTCACCCACGACAATTCCGACTTCCGCCTGACGGCCAAGGCCGACATCCCCATCGGTCACAAGGTCGCGCTGAAGGACCTGTCCGAAGGCGACACGGTCATCAAATACGGCGAAGACATCGGCAAGATGGTCGGACCCGCCGAGACGGGCGGCCACGTCCATACCCACAACTGCAAAACGAAGAGGTGGTAA